The Desulfovibrio sp. genome segment TGAAGGCGCACGTTCTGCTCGATCCGCGCCTTGAGTGTGGCCGTATCCGCCCCCTGCCCCGTGTGCTTGAACGGGTCAGCCTGCAGAAAAACCGTGAAGTCCGCATAATCCGGGTACTGCGCCACGATGTGCGAGAGGTACGTGTGCGATTCGCGCCCGATGTTAGGCAGTGCATGCGGCCCTGGCTGGCCTGATTTGTCGTACACGACGCAGGGCAGGCCCATGCCGCGAACCCAGGAGGCGTCTTCTTGGTACCTGGCCACAACCACTTCCACTGTCTGGTCAGCGCCTGGCAATAATTCCTGGGGCATGGTCGTTTTGTTGCGCATCACGGCCGCTCGGGTCCGGCAGCTCTTACGTCAGCTGCTTCTGCATTTCAGCGAGGTTCTGCTTGCCGCCCACCAGGATCAGGGTGTCGCCCGCTTCCAGCACCACCTGGGGCTGCGGGTTGAAGAGCAGTTTCCCGTCCGGCTTCTTGATGCCGATGACGATGACGTTGAAACGCTGGCGAAGCTGCGATTCTATCAGGTCCTTTCCGGCAACCGGGGATCCCGTGGCGATGGTGAGCTGCTCCATCTGCAGATCCTCGATGTCTCCGCGCATGGCCAGGTCCATGAATCCCAGCACCGTTGGCCGCAGCACGGACTGGGCCATGCGGATGCCGCCGTAGAGGTGCGGGAAGAGAACCTGGTTGGCCCCGGCCCGGGTCAGGCGCTGGGAGTGGTCGGGCGAATCGCTTCTGGCCACGATGTAGATGTCCGGGTTGAGCTGGCGGGCCGTGAGCGTCACGTACACGTTGGCGGATTCGTCCGTCAGGGCCGAAACCAGGGACTTGGCGTTATGAAGTCCCGCCGCCAGAAGCACCTCGTCCTTGGTGGCGTCTCCGGCCACATAGTGGATATTTTTTTGCTGGAGCTCTTCGATCAGGTTCTGGCCGCGCTCCACCACCACCACGCCGTGCCCCTCCGCGAGGATTTCACGGGCGACGATGCCGCCAATGCGGCCATACCCGCAGACGATGGTGTGACCTTTCATTTTTTCGATGGCCCGCTGCATCCGCCGCCTCCCGAAAATGTTTTGGATATGCCCCTCGATAACCAGTTGCACGATGGCGCCAGCCAGATAGAAGAACGTGCCCACTCCAAGCAGTAAAACAATGGCCGTGATGACCCTGCCCGCCCTGGTGAGGGGGTGGACCTCGCCGTAGCCGACCGTGGTGAGGGAGATGATCACCATGTAAACGCTGTCAAAAAGGTCCCAGCCTTCCACGATCATATAGGCTGCAGTGCCGCCCACGAAAATCAACAGGATGGCGAACAGGCCCGATATTACAGGCCACAGTATGCCCATCTTGCGTCTGAGGGAGGGAAAACGCCCAAATTTCGAGCCAAGCTTGCGAACCCGTTTCACCCTGCTCTCTCCGTGTGCATGTGCCGGGTAACCCTCATGGAGGTTCCCAATACGGCCGTATGCTTTTGCTGCATCGTCATTGTGCCCCTGTGCCCTGCTTTACGCGAAGCGAGGTGATGGCGTCGCGCAGTTCGGCGGCTCGTTCGAAGGCCAGGTCCTTGGCTGCGGCGCGCATGTCCCGTTCCAGGCTTTTGATGAGTTTCTCCACGGTTTCGGAACTCTCGGCCCGCTGCATGATTTCGTCAATAAAGCTCGACCCTTTGGTTTTGGCGCCCTTTTCGGACTTGGCCTGGGCGTAAATTGCATCCAGGACGTTGTCCATATCTTTGAGAATGGTCTGGGGCGTTATGCCATGCTCCAGGTTGTGGGCCTGCTGCTTGGCGCGGCGCCGGTTGGTCTCCTCCATGGCGTCGCGCATTGAGCCGGTGACGGAGTCGGCGTACATGATCACCCGGCCGGACACGTTGCGGGCGGCGCGTCCGAACGTCTGGATAAGCGATCTGGTCGAGCGCAGGAATCCTTCCGTGTCCGCGTCCAGAATGGCTATGAGCGAAACCTCCGGGATGTCCAACCCTTCGCGCAGCAGGTTTATGCCCACCAGAACGTCGAACTCTCCGGCGCGCAGGGCCTGGAGGATGGCCACCCGCTCCAGGGTGTCGATATCCGAATGCAGGTAGCGGGTGTTCACCCCGTAATTGTTGAGATAATCGGTGAGTTCCTCGGCCATGCGCTTGGTGAGCGTGGTGACAAGCACGCGTTCGTGCGCGGCCACCCGTTTCTTGCACTCCGAGAGCAGGTCGTCCACCTGGCCCTTGGTGGGGCGCACCTCGAGCATGGGGTCCAGAAGGCCCGTGGGGCGGATGATCTGCTCCACCACGAGCCCTTGCGAGCGGTCAAGCTCCCAGGGGCCCGGGGTGGCCGAGACGTAGATGGCCTGGCCGATGCGCTCGGAAAACTCCTGGAAATTGAGCGGCCGGTTGTCCAGGGCCGAGGGAAGCCTGAAGCCGTAGTCCACAAGGGTCGATTTGCGGGAGAAGTCGCCGTTGAACATGCCCCCGATCTGCGGCACCGTGATGTGGGACTCGTCCACGAAAAGGATGAAGTCCTCTGGAAAGTAGTCGATCAGCGTGGCCGGGGGCTGTCCGGCCGTGCGCCCGTCCAGGTGGCGGGAATAGTTCTCGATGCCGTTGCAGTAGCCCAGCTCCTCGATCATCTCCAGGTCGTAGAGGGTGCGCTGCTCCAGGCGCTGGGCTTCCACCAGCATCTGGTTCTGTTTGAAATAGATCAGGCGCTCGCGCAGCTCGTCGCGGATGTCGCTCATGGCACGGGAGAGGTTGTCGCGGTCCGAGACATAGTGCGAGTTCGGGAAGATGACCGTTTTTTTCATCTTGCCGAACACCTCGCCGGTCAGCGGGTCGGTTTCCAGGATCGATTCTATCTCGTCTCCGAAGAATTCCAGGCGCAGCGCCCTTTCCCGGCTGTAGGCCGGGATGATTTCCAGCACGTCGCCGCGCACGCGGAACACGCCGCGGTGGAAATCCATGTCGTTTCGTTCGTACTGGATTTCAACCAGCCTGCCGATCACCTCTTCCATGGCCACCCGCTGCCCCTCCTCCAGGGCCAGCACCATCTTGGCGTAGTATTCGGGCGATCCCAGACCGTAGATACAGCTCACCGAGGCCACGATCACCACGTCCCGGCGCGTCAGGAGCGAGTGCGTGGCCGCATGCCGGA includes the following:
- the uvrB gene encoding excinuclease ABC subunit UvrB; its protein translation is MENQGKSQSRFLLQSPFTPQGDQPRAIDELLGNLASGVRDQVLLGATGTGKTFTMAQLIARSNRPALIIAPNKTLAAQLFNEFKGLFPENAVEYFVSYYDYYQPEAYLPRSDTYIEKDSSINEDIDKLRHAATHSLLTRRDVVIVASVSCIYGLGSPEYYAKMVLALEEGQRVAMEEVIGRLVEIQYERNDMDFHRGVFRVRGDVLEIIPAYSRERALRLEFFGDEIESILETDPLTGEVFGKMKKTVIFPNSHYVSDRDNLSRAMSDIRDELRERLIYFKQNQMLVEAQRLEQRTLYDLEMIEELGYCNGIENYSRHLDGRTAGQPPATLIDYFPEDFILFVDESHITVPQIGGMFNGDFSRKSTLVDYGFRLPSALDNRPLNFQEFSERIGQAIYVSATPGPWELDRSQGLVVEQIIRPTGLLDPMLEVRPTKGQVDDLLSECKKRVAAHERVLVTTLTKRMAEELTDYLNNYGVNTRYLHSDIDTLERVAILQALRAGEFDVLVGINLLREGLDIPEVSLIAILDADTEGFLRSTRSLIQTFGRAARNVSGRVIMYADSVTGSMRDAMEETNRRRAKQQAHNLEHGITPQTILKDMDNVLDAIYAQAKSEKGAKTKGSSFIDEIMQRAESSETVEKLIKSLERDMRAAAKDLAFERAAELRDAITSLRVKQGTGAQ
- a CDS encoding potassium channel protein encodes the protein MGILWPVISGLFAILLIFVGGTAAYMIVEGWDLFDSVYMVIISLTTVGYGEVHPLTRAGRVITAIVLLLGVGTFFYLAGAIVQLVIEGHIQNIFGRRRMQRAIEKMKGHTIVCGYGRIGGIVAREILAEGHGVVVVERGQNLIEELQQKNIHYVAGDATKDEVLLAAGLHNAKSLVSALTDESANVYVTLTARQLNPDIYIVARSDSPDHSQRLTRAGANQVLFPHLYGGIRMAQSVLRPTVLGFMDLAMRGDIEDLQMEQLTIATGSPVAGKDLIESQLRQRFNVIVIGIKKPDGKLLFNPQPQVVLEAGDTLILVGGKQNLAEMQKQLT